A window of Betaproteobacteria bacterium genomic DNA:
CGTTCACAAGCGACGTAGGCACCACGTTCTCCGTAGACGAGAACTCAACCGTCCCTCTCGCGGCTGCTCTAGGCGCTCTGACGCACTGGCTAGCAACTGGCAAACCCGATCCGCAACTCGCCTGGGGCGAAGAGTGAGGCCTAACCCTTCGCTCGAGCCGACCCGCACCGGCAAGGCACCCTGGCCGCGAACCGGTGCTGTCTATCATCCGCTTCGCGGCCAGGGCGCCTCGCCTCCACGGTCGGCTCAGCTCAAACGTTGGGCATCTTTGACGTGAATACCTCCCGGTATCTTCAGGACCAAAGAGAGGCGCTACGGGCCTCGGTGGAATACTTCCGGAGTGGCAACGCCATCGAACGCAATCTCTGGGTTGGACGCGAGTTCCTTCAGAACCTTAACCTCTCGTTTGTCGAAGGCGAGGTGATGGCCCCGCCCTCGGATCCCCCTGACCTGATATTCCGTGACTTCCATGCCGAGGTTAAGGAGATACTCGACCCTGGGCGTAAGAGGCATGCAGAGTACAAAGAGGCACTGCTCAAAGCGGAGCGTGCGCGTGATCCACAAGAACTTCTTAAGGACTTCTCCCCGAAACACTTGCTGCCATCAGAACTCGTGAACCTAGTTGAATCGCGAATGCCGTCGATGTCGGATAAGTATGTCCGCGCATTTCGCGCGACGACGGATCTCTTTGATCTACGTGAATCTTTTGGAGCACTTGCCGTGTCCTGGAGCGTGGCCGAACTGCGAGCGGCTCTCGGAGTTTTCGTGGCGTTCGGTTTCCGCGGTATTTGGATGGGGAAGTTACGTCTTTGTTGCCAAGTCCACTGCTCCGCAGTTCCTTATAGATAAGGTTGGGAGTGTCACCTTGCGGAAGTCCGCGTGAAAGGCACGCTGCCCAACCAGCGCTTACAGCCGACCGCCAAAGGCGGGCTTCGCCCACCGTCGGCGTCGTCTGAAGCTTATCGTTGAGGCTGTAGAAAAACCCCCGTTCTCCCCTTGATCGCCGATCTGGGCCTCGGCATCATCGTAGCAACAGCGTTGCTGCGGAGAAGTCGCCGATGCCGAACTTCCGATCCGTCGACAGGAACCTCAAGTTCATCGCCGTCGACTTCGATGCGCAGATCCTCCCCGGCACGTTCGAGCACGCCGTCAGCGTGCTGGTAGATCAGGAACTCGACCTCACGCCGTTCATCGAGACCTACCGCAACGACGCCACCGGCGCGCCCGCCTATCACCCCTCGGTTCTCCTCAAAGTCATCCTGTTCGGCTACAGCCGCGGCCTGATCAGCTCCCGCGCCATCGCCGCGGCCTGCCGGCAGCACGTGCAGTTCATCGCCCTGAGCGCGGACAGCCAGCCGGACTTCTCCACCCTCGCAGGCTTCGTCAGCCGTCACGGCGAGGCGATCCAGTCGCTCTTCACCCAGGTGCTGGTCATCTGCAACCGCGAAGGCCTCATCGGCCACGAGATGTTCGCCATCGACGGGGTCAAGCTCCCGAGCAATGCGGCGAAGTCCCGCAGCGGGCTGCGGGAGGACTTCGAACGGGAAGCGCAGAAGGTCGAACAGTCTGTGGAGAAGATGCTCGCGGAGCATCGGAGGCAGGACGCT
This region includes:
- a CDS encoding DUF1780 domain-containing protein, coding for MGIFDVNTSRYLQDQREALRASVEYFRSGNAIERNLWVGREFLQNLNLSFVEGEVMAPPSDPPDLIFRDFHAEVKEILDPGRKRHAEYKEALLKAERARDPQELLKDFSPKHLLPSELVNLVESRMPSMSDKYVRAFRATTDLFDLRESFGALAVSWSVAELRAALGVFVAFGFRGIWMGKLRLCCQVHCSAVPYR